The following are from one region of the Mangifera indica cultivar Alphonso chromosome 14, CATAS_Mindica_2.1, whole genome shotgun sequence genome:
- the LOC123196536 gene encoding universal stress protein A-like protein yields the protein MEDQERTSILVTVTKSSEKGYPYPSKCSREAFEWILENIVRTNVGRFDLLFLHVQHPNTPDAEYVAAVDMLDYFDDRCIQIGVAHFSWVARGVDPKVVICDQVKQMNADILVLGNKKRASIQRFFNRGESVIEYCSKQAECHVITVNVKAEAAQRSIVLQEELDPNSSRRNLLP from the exons atggagGACCAGGAGAGGACTAGCATATTGGTGACAGTAACGAAGTCGAGCGAGAAAGGGTATCCTTACCCCTCGAAATGCAGCAGAGAAGCCTTCGAATGGATTCTTGAGAATATCGTTCGAACTAAcgttggtcgtttcgaccttcTATTCCTCCACGTCCAACACCCAAACACTC CTGACGCAGAATACGTAGCAGCGGTTGACATGCTGGATTATTTTGATGATAGATGTATACAGATTGGG GTGGCTCATTTCTCTTGGGTCGCTCGAGGGGTTGATCCTAAAGTAGTTATTTGCGATCAAGTGAAACAAATGAACGCAGACATCCTCGTCCTGGGAAATAAAAAACGTGCCTCCATTCAGAG gTTTTTTAATCGGGGCGAGAGTGTTATTGAATACTGTTCGAAGCAAGCTGAGTGTCATGTTATCACTGTTAATGTAAAGGCAGAAGCAGCTCAAAGGTCTATTGTCCTTCAGGAGGAATTGGATCCAAATTCGTCAAGACGAAACCTGTTACCATAA
- the LOC123196331 gene encoding DNA (cytosine-5)-methyltransferase DRM2, whose protein sequence is MDGNTSVGEADEFDWNTEDELEIASYALPSCSNGTLHGGESVASSTKASSSSGSSSTKMIDHFVGMGFPEEMVTKAIREVGEQNTDLILETLLKYSASSSASSSNSKLIDHFVGMGFSEEMVVKAIKENGEDNMDSILETLLTYSALEKSPQAQHDVDSDEYLSELEGSFLNDFSDIDSSEGEEIQKSVSDEEDKLLFLASMGYAVEEASIAMERCGPDSTIAELTDFICAAQMARASDALMGGLEEKPKQFFKDYPNQKKRRILDHGKKQRFEKKLLNGDDEPIRLPIPMIGYGVPAEPGSIHRTLPEAAIGPPYFYYENVALTPKGVWDTISRFLYDVEPEFVDSKYFCATARKRGYVHNLPIENRFPLLPLPPHNIGEALPLTKKWWPSWDSRTQLNCLQTCVASAKLTERIRKALEDYDGNPPLHVQKYVLEECRKWNLVWVGRNKVAPLEPDEVEMLLGFPRNHTRGGGISRTDRYKSLGNSFQVDTVAYHLSVLKELFPGGINVLSLFSGIGGAEVALHRLGIPLKNVVAVEISEVNRNIIRSWWEQTNQKGRLIDLEDVQHLNADRLEHMMSSFGGFDLVIGGSPCNNLSGSNRYSRDGLDGKHSALFYDFFRILDLVKDLTTKH, encoded by the exons ATG gATGGGAACACATCTGTCGGAGAGGCTGATGAGTTTGACTGGAATACTGAAGACGAGCTGGAAATTGCAAGCTATGCTTTACCTTCTTGTTCTAATGGGACACTGCATGGTGGAGAGTCTGTTGCGAGCTCAACAAAG GCAAGCTCATCATCAGGATCTTCCAGCACCAAGATGATTGATCATTTTGTAGGGATGGGGTTCCCTGAAGAAATGGTTACCAAAGCTATTCGAGAAGTTG GAGAGCAGAATACAGATTTGATACTTGAAACTCTACTGAAATACTCA GCGAGCTCATCAGCAAGCTCTTCGAACTCCAAGTTGATTGATCATTTTGTGGGGATGGGTTTTTCTGAGGAAATGGTTGTCAAAGCAATTAAGGAAAATG GAGAGGATAATATGGATTCAATAttggaaactcttctcacaTACTCA GCTCTTGAAAAGTCTCCTCAAGCACAGCATGATGTCGATTCTGATGAATACTTATCTGAACTTGAAGGCAgctttctgaatgatttttcagATATCGATAGTTCTGAGGGCGAG GAAATCCAGAAATCTGTTTCTGACGAGGAAGATAAACTGTTGTTCTTAGCAAGCATGGGGTATGCAGTGGAGGAGGCTTCAATAGCCATGGAGAGATGTG GGCCGGACTCTACCATTGCAGAGTTAACAGATTTTATATGTGCTGCTCAAATGGCAAGGGCATCCGATGCACTAATGGGAGGATTAGAAGAGAAG CCTAAGCAGTTCTTCAAAGATTATCCTAATCAAAAGAAGAGGAGAATTCTTGACCATGGCAAAAAGCAGAGGTTTGAGAAGAAGTTGCTGAATGGAGATGATGAGCCAATACGTCTACCAATTCCTATGATTGGGTATGGGGTACCTGCAGAACCGGGTTCTATACATCGGACACTTCCAGAGGCAGCCATTGGACCCCCTTACTTCTACTATGAGAATGTGGCCCTTACTCCAAAAGGTGTTTGGGACACAATTTCAAGATTTTTATATGATGTGGAGCCAGAATTTGTTGACTCAAAGTATTTCTGTGCTACTGCAAGGAAAAGGGGATACGTGCACAATCTGCCCATTGAAAACAGATTTCCTCTCCTCCCGCTTCCTCCTCACAATATTGGTGAAGCGCTGCCCTTAACAAAGAAATGGTGGCCATCATGGGACTCAAGGACCCAATTAAATTGTTTGCAAACTTGTGTTGCAAGTGCTAAACTGACAGAGAGGATCCGTAAGGCACTTGAAGACTATGATGGCAATCCGCCTTTGCATGTCCAGAAGTATGTTCTTGAGGAATGCAGAAAGTGGAACCTGGTCTGGGTTGGAAGAAATAAGGTAGCTCCCCTTGAACCCGATGAAGTAGAAATGCTTTTGGGGTTCCCCAGGAATCACACAAGAGGAGGGGGAATCAGTAGGACTGACAGATATAAATCACTGGGTAACTCATTCCAGGTGGACACAGTGGCCTACCATCTGTCAGTGTTGAAGGAACTGTTTCCAGGAGGCATCAatgttctctctcttttctctggGATCGGTGGTGCTGAAGTTGCACTTCATCGTCTTGGAATTCCTTTAAAGAATGTTGTGGCAGTTGAGATTTCCGAAGTAAATAGAAATATTATCCGCAGTTGGTGGGAGCAAACAAACCAGAAAGGAAGATTAATCGACTTGGAAGATGTTCAACATCTTAATGCTGACCGTTTAGAGCACATGATGAGTTCATTTGGCGGATTTGATCTTGTAATTGGTGGGAGTCCATGTAACAATCTTTCAGGTAGCAATAGATATAGCAGAGATGGACTTGATGGTAAACATTCTGCACTCTTCTATGATTTTTTCCGGATTCTGGACTTGGTCAAGGATTTGACCACAAAACACTAG